A stretch of Gossypium hirsutum isolate 1008001.06 chromosome A06, Gossypium_hirsutum_v2.1, whole genome shotgun sequence DNA encodes these proteins:
- the LOC107962739 gene encoding CRS2-associated factor 1, chloroplastic: protein MALKLPISFPIFSPPSPNPYTNTNEPGHRPPTEIRFSHWNNANAEKFNQRRRAQQEIEDDIRRYRRFDSATKIATTVESSSSSTPQPTETYKSFGSPSSPSSPSIPGKKSKYSKPPNHPAFRKLSKAANPPPPSPLDKKPANVAIGEDGVSFVIDGAPFEFKYSYTETPKVKPVKLREPPYSPFGPTTMPRPWTGRAPLPPSKKKMKEFDSFVLPPPEKKGVKSIQKPGPYLPGTGPRYVQSREEILGEPLTAEEVKELVNSCLKSQRQLNMGRDGLTHNMLDNIHAHWKRRRVCKIKCKGVCTVDMNNICEQLEERTGGKVIFRRGGVLFLFRGRNYNYKTRPRFPLMLWKPVTPVYPRLIPRVPEGLTLQEATEMRKKGRKLMPIRKLAKNGVYADLVKNVREAFEECELVRISCQGIKGSDYKKIGAKLKELVPCVLISFEDEHILMWRGNNWKSSFSKPSSNSGIEKTNADRVSITGQLEGQELSLTYVQTAGTGSPLSSSQDNSIEQRESVENDQKNVSPTAKSGIMEASQTTLDGMDYVGHESGSEVNTSGSAIADDIKSADAESETWTMTYGLEHILDNPGRANEGPSAMLMESHVGPMSPGSSQSHLESSVTDSINHDQLEIVAEASLDINRPARMSAPCTERVLHLMKQAVESGSAVILDDPTLDADGIYQRSVAFARSAPPGPVFRRQPRKMSIQKNKELEPGNLEVKEVTAVPHKRGNEKQASKPRRFKNIAEHHPEVVPKGSLRVDELAKLLA from the exons ATGGCGCTGAAATTGCCTATCTCATTCCCAATTTTCTCGCCACCGTCGCCAAACCCTTATACTAACACTAACGAGCCCGGCCATCGACCGCCAACGGAGATCCGATTCTCCCACTGGAACAACGCCAACGCCGAGAAATTCAACCAACGCCGACGCGCCCAACAAGAAATCGAAGATGATATTCGCCGTTACCGCCGCTTCGATTCCGCCACCAAAATTGCCACCACCGTAGAATCCTCCTCTTCCTCCACACCACAACCGACGGAAACCTACAAATCCTTTGGCTCCCCTTCCTCTCCCTCCAGTCCTTCAATTCCAGGCAAGAAATCCAAGTACTCCAAGCCCCCAAACCACCCAGCTTTTCGCAAATTATCCAAAGCCGCAAATCCTCCGCCACCGTCTCCACTCGACAAGAAACCTGCAAATGTCGCCATCGGCGAGGACGGCGTATCGTTCGTCATCGACGGTGCACCGTTCGAGTTCAAATACAGTTACACTGAGACGCCAAAAGTGAAGCCGGTAAAGCTAAGGGAACCACCCTACTCGCCGTTTGGACCTACGACCATGCCTAGGCCGTGGACAGGCCGGGCTCCACTTCCGCCCAGTAAGAAAAAGATGAAGGAATTCGATTCTTTCGTATTGCCTCCGCCTGAAAAGAAAGGGGTGAAGTCCATACAGAAACCTGGTCCATATTTACCTGGGACCGGTCCAAGGTACGTCCAGTCGAGAGAGGAGATTTTGGGAGAGCCATTGACTGCAGAGGAGGTTAAGGAGCTAGTAAACAGTTGTTTGAAGTCACAACGACAGTtgaatatgg GTAGGGATGGTTTAACACACAACATGTTAGATAATATACACGCTCACTGGAAAAGACGAAGAGTTTGTAAGATTAAATGCAAGGGAGTTTGTACAGTCGATATGAACAATATTTGTGAGCAACTAGAG GAAAGAACAGGAGGGAAAGTTATTTTCAGAAGAGGGGGGGTTCTATTCCTTTTTCGAGGTAGAAATTACAATTACAAAACTCGTCCTCGCTTCCCTCTTATGCTGTGGAAACCTGTTACCCCTGTGTATCCACGGCTGATTCCGCGTGTTCCTGAGGGTCTAACACTACAAGAAGCAACTGAAATGAGAAAGAAGGGGAGGAAATTAATGCCAATACGTAAACTTG CGAAGAACGGTGTGTATGCTGACCTTGTCAAAAATGTTAGGGAGGCATTTGAAGAGTGTGAACTTGTCCGGATTAGTTGTCAAGGGATTAAGGGAAGTGACTATAAGAAAATTGGTGCCAAACTAAAG GAGCTGGTCCCATGTGTGCTAATCTCATTTGAAGATGAGCACATACTAATGTGGCGAGGAAACAATTGGAAGTCGTCTTTCTCAAAACCATCATCAAATTCAGGCATAGAGAAAACCAATGCAGACAGAGTTTCCATTACTGGACAGTTGGAAGGACAAGAATTATCACTGACATATGTTCAAACAGCTGGTACAGGCTCACCTCTCAGTAGTTCTCAAGATAATAGCATTGAGCAAAGGGAGTCTGTTGAAAATGACCAGAAAAATGTATCTCCCACTGCAAAATCAGGTATAATGGAGGCTAGTCAAACAACATTAGATGGGATGGATTATGTTGGTCATGAGTCCGGAAGCGAAGTGAATACCTCTGGAAGTGCAATTGCTGATGATATCAAATCTGCTGATGCTGAATCTGAAACCTGGACCATGACCTATGGTCTTGAGCATATTTTGGATAATCCTGGCAGAGCAAATGAAGGGCCATCAGCGATGCTAATGGAAAGTCATGTTGGACCCATGAGTCCTGGAAGTAGTCAAAGCCATTTGGAGTCTTCTGTTACTGATTCGATCAATCATGACCAGCTGGAAATTGTTGCTGAAGCTTCACTAGATATTAATCGGCCAGCAAGAATGAGTGCACCTTGTACTGAGAGGGTTTTGCATCTGATGAAACAAGCTGTTGAGAGTGGGAGTGCAGTTATATTAGATGATCCTACTTTGGATGCTGACGGAATATATCAAAGATCGGTTGCCTTTGCCCGGTCTGCACCACCTGGGCCAGTTTTTAGGCGACAGCCTCGTAAAATGTCTATCCAAAAGAACAAAGAGCTAGAACCTGGGAATTTGGAAGTGAAGGAAGTCACAGCAGTTCCCCAtaagagaggaaatgaaaagcaAGCTTCTAAACCTCGAAGATTTAAAAATATAGCTGAACATCATCCAGAAGTTGTACCGAAAGGAAGCCTGAGGGTTGACGAGCTTGCTAAGCTATTAGCTTAA
- the LOC107962740 gene encoding sugar transport protein 14, translating to MAGGGFGNEGGNLKRAHLYEYKITNYFIFACLVAATGGSLFGYDLGVSGGVTSMDDFLKEFFPKIYRRKQAHLHETDYCKYDNQLLTLFTSSLYFAGLVSTFGASYVTRNKGRRASILVGAVSFFLGGAINAGAVNITMLIIGRILLGAGIGFGNQAVPLYLSEMAPAKHRGAVNQLFQFTTCMGILIANLINYKTDKIHKWGWRLSLGLATVPATLMFVGGLALPETPNSLVEQGRLEEAKRVLVKVRGTPNVDAEFADLIEASEAARAIKHPFRNLLQRKNRPQLVLGALGIPAFQQLTGMNSILFYAPILFQTLGFGSGASLISSVLTSGMLVLATLVSMALVDRFGRRAFFLEAGFEMFCYMIAVAITLAFKFGEGETLPKAIGWFLVVIICLFVFAYGRSWGPLGWLVPSELFPLETRSAGQSMVVCVNLLFTALIAQCFLVSLCHLKYGIFLLFAGLIFIMSSFIFFLLPETKRVPIEEVYLLWKDHWFWKKYVEDDDEKDIKKPTM from the exons ATGGCTGGTGGAGGGTTTGGTAATGAAGGAGGGAATTTGAAGAGAGCTCATCTCTATGAATACAAGATTACcaattattttatatttgcttGCCTTGTTGCTGCTACAGGGGGATCTCTTTTTGGATATGATCTTGGTGTTTCTG GTGGAGTGACTTCCATGGATGATTTCTTGAAGGAATTCTTCCCAAAAATATATAGAAGGAAACAAGCACATCTTCATGAAACTGACTACTGCAAATATGACAACCAGCTCCTCACACTCTTTACGTCTTCGCTCTACTTCGCAGGCCTTGTTTCTACATTTGGAGCCTCCTATGTTACTAGAAACAAAGGGCGTCGAGCCAGCATCCTTGTTGGTGCAGTCAGCTTCTTCCTAGGAGGAGCTATCAATGCAGGTGCGGTGAATATCACAATGTTGATCATAGGACGCATTCTTCTTGGTGCAGGCATTGGATTTGGAAACCAA GCAGTTCCCTTGTATCTTTCGGAGATGGCTCCGGCAAAGCATCGAGGAGCTGTGAACCAGCTGTTCCAATTCACAACCTGCATGGGAATCCTTATAGCAAACCTGATCAACTACAAAACAGATAAGATCCATAAATGGGGTTGGAGATTATCTCTAGGCTTAGCTACAGTCCCAGCAACACTGATGTTTGTCGGTGGCCTTGCCCTACCAGAGACCCCTAACAGTCTCGTAGAACAAGGAAGACTAGAAGAGGCAAAAAGGGTGTTGGTAAAAGTTCGAGGTACCCCCAATGTTGATGCTGAATTTGCCGACCTTATCGAGGCCAGCGAAGCAGCACGGGCCATAAAGCACCCATTCAGGAACCTTCTGCAGAGGAAGAATCGTCCCCAGTTGGTATTAGGGGCTTTGGGGATCCCAGCTTTCCAACAGCTCACCGGCATGAACTCCATTCTCTTCTATGCTCCTATCCTGTTCCAGACCTTGGGGTTTGGCTCAGGGGCATCCCTAATATCCTCTGTCTTAACTAGTGGAATGCTTGTTCTTGCTACTCTAGTATCAATGGCTTTAGTGGACAGATTTGGTAGGAGAGCATTCTTTTTGGAAGCTGGTTTCGAGATGTTCTGCTACATG ATTGCTGTAGCCATAACTCTGGCCTTTAAGTTTGGAGAAGGAGAAACTCTTCCAAAAGCCATTGGTTGGTTCCTTGTGGTTATCATCTGTTTATTCGTCTTTGCTTATGGAAGGTCTTGGGGTCCTCTCGGGTGGCTAGTTCCTAGTGAGCTGTTCCCGTTGGAGACTAGGTCAGCTGGCCAAAGCATGGTGGTCTGTGTCAACCTTCTCTTCACAGCTTTGATAGCACAATGCTTCTTGGTCTCACTTTGTCATCTCAAGTATGGAATTTTCTTGCTTTTTGCTGGCTTGATATTCATAATGAGCAGCTTTATTTTCTTCCTCTTGCCGGAAACTAAGAGAGTTCCGATCGAGGAAGTCTATCTTCTCTGGAAGGATCATTGGTTCTGGAAGAAATATGTTGAAGATGATGACGAGAAGGATATCAAAAAGCCAACCATGTAA